In Parasegetibacter sp. NRK P23, a single genomic region encodes these proteins:
- a CDS encoding LLM class flavin-dependent oxidoreductase: MEFGISTFGETPGDQGTGSARNAHLRMQELLAEAKLADELGLDVFALGEHHRPDYMISAPEVALAGVATVTKNIRLSSAVTVLSSADPVRTYQNFATLDLLSGGRAEIMAGRGSFIESFPLFGYSLEDYDELFTEKLELLLAINNNETVNWSGKHRSGLRQQGIYPRPLQPKLPIWIAVGGTPASVVRAGTLNIPITIAMLGGMPQQFLPLVNLYRKSAEKAGHDVAALPLCLNAHMHLADSSEQAANEFWPTYQQLMNRIGRERGWQPMSRQQFEYLRSPDGPLLVGSPEEIASKLIVQYKMFNNTRFLAQTISGAVPHEKQLRSIELFAKEVAPAVKAAQ, from the coding sequence ATGGAATTCGGCATCAGCACTTTCGGTGAAACACCAGGAGATCAGGGAACAGGTTCGGCCCGTAACGCACATCTTCGGATGCAGGAACTCCTGGCCGAGGCAAAGCTGGCCGATGAGCTGGGGCTGGATGTATTCGCCCTCGGCGAGCACCACCGCCCGGATTATATGATTTCCGCACCTGAAGTGGCGCTGGCGGGCGTGGCCACCGTTACGAAAAATATACGGTTGTCCAGTGCCGTTACCGTGCTGAGTTCCGCTGATCCCGTTCGTACTTACCAGAATTTCGCTACCCTCGATCTGTTGTCGGGCGGAAGGGCCGAGATCATGGCCGGAAGAGGTTCTTTCATAGAATCGTTTCCTTTGTTCGGGTATTCGCTGGAAGATTACGATGAACTTTTTACGGAGAAACTGGAACTGCTGCTGGCCATCAACAACAACGAAACCGTAAACTGGAGCGGGAAACACCGCAGCGGCCTGCGGCAGCAGGGCATTTACCCGAGGCCCCTGCAACCCAAACTGCCCATATGGATCGCCGTGGGTGGAACGCCCGCTTCGGTAGTAAGGGCCGGTACGCTCAATATTCCCATCACCATCGCGATGTTGGGTGGTATGCCGCAACAATTTCTGCCATTGGTAAACCTATACCGTAAGTCGGCGGAGAAAGCCGGTCACGATGTGGCTGCGCTTCCGCTTTGTCTGAACGCGCACATGCACCTGGCCGATTCTTCCGAACAGGCGGCCAATGAATTCTGGCCCACTTACCAGCAACTGATGAACAGGATCGGAAGGGAAAGAGGCTGGCAGCCCATGAGCCGCCAGCAATTCGAATACCTGCGGTCACCGGATGGACCGTTACTGGTGGGCAGCCCGGAAGAGATCGCCTCTAAACTGATTGTGCAGTATAAAATGTTCAACAATACGCGGTTCCTCGCGCAAACCATTTCCGGCGCGGTGCCGCACGAAAAACAACTGCGCTCGATAGAACTGTTCGCCAAAGAAGTGGCGCCTGCAGTAAAGGCGGCGCAATAA
- the dusB gene encoding tRNA dihydrouridine synthase DusB produces MVNIGPLSLPDFPLLLAPMEDVSDPPFRAVCKDNGADLMYSEFISSEGLIRDAIKSRKKLDIFDYERPVGIQIFGGDEEAMALSAKIVETVQPDLLDINFGCPVKKVVTKGAGAGVLKDIDLMVRLTTAVIKSTSLPVTVKTRLGWDHDSINILEVAERLQDIGVQALTVHGRTRCQLYKGHSDWSWIAKIKDNPRITMPIFGNGDIDSPEKALHYKNTYGLDGMMIGRAAIGYPWIFREIKHYFATGELLPSPTLKERVELCRKHLHKSVEWKGPHTGIFEMRRHYANYLKGLPNIKEFRARLVVLNTAEEIDAVLDEIIVAYDGFVFERTPIEIINYHEKCPV; encoded by the coding sequence ATGGTGAATATTGGACCACTTTCCCTGCCTGATTTTCCTTTGCTGCTGGCGCCCATGGAAGATGTGAGCGATCCGCCTTTCCGTGCGGTATGCAAAGACAATGGCGCAGATTTGATGTATTCGGAATTTATTTCTTCAGAAGGACTGATCCGCGACGCCATCAAAAGCCGTAAAAAACTGGATATTTTCGACTACGAACGCCCCGTGGGCATCCAGATATTCGGGGGCGACGAAGAAGCAATGGCCCTGAGCGCCAAAATCGTGGAAACCGTTCAGCCCGATCTGCTGGATATTAATTTCGGCTGCCCCGTGAAAAAAGTGGTGACCAAAGGCGCCGGCGCCGGCGTACTGAAAGACATCGACCTGATGGTAAGGCTCACCACCGCCGTCATCAAATCCACCTCCCTGCCCGTTACGGTGAAAACAAGACTGGGTTGGGACCACGATTCCATTAATATTCTCGAAGTGGCCGAAAGACTCCAGGATATTGGTGTACAGGCCCTCACCGTACATGGCCGTACCCGCTGCCAGTTGTACAAAGGGCATTCCGACTGGAGCTGGATCGCCAAAATAAAGGACAATCCACGGATTACGATGCCCATCTTCGGCAACGGCGACATCGACAGTCCCGAAAAAGCCCTTCATTATAAAAATACTTACGGCCTCGATGGCATGATGATCGGCAGGGCCGCCATCGGCTACCCCTGGATATTCCGGGAGATCAAACACTATTTTGCTACCGGTGAACTGCTGCCCTCCCCCACTTTAAAAGAAAGGGTGGAACTCTGCCGCAAGCACCTGCACAAATCGGTGGAATGGAAGGGGCCGCACACCGGAATCTTCGAAATGCGCCGCCACTACGCGAACTACCTGAAAGGACTTCCCAATATCAAGGAGTTCAGGGCCAGGTTGGTGGTGCTGAATACTGCGGAAGAGATAGATGCCGTGCTGGACGAGATCATCGTAGCCTACGATGGATTCGTTTTCGAACGCACCCCCATCGAAATCATCAACTACCACGAAAAATGTCCGGTTTAG
- a CDS encoding PHB depolymerase family esterase: MKHFLLSLFILLSALFSVGQSGPEQKRLSINGTERSYLVRKPVAFTAGKRYPLVLTLHGGGGSAQQFDNSYGFNQAAAEAGFLVACADGVPGEGRLAVRTWNAGGCCAGAMEKNVDDVAFLSALIDSMVKNFSADPGNVFVTGMSNGAMMSYRLAADLPGKISAIAPVAGSMYYNEAKDPGNSVPVLHFHSELDTRVPYKGGTGIGKNWFPPVEDGLKRWAGWNEATQSNVETGKNYTCTTWTDAKGKTMVQLYLTKDGGHSWPGAKKTRILGDASSMSLNANELIIAFFRSNLK; encoded by the coding sequence ATGAAGCATTTCCTTTTGTCCCTATTTATATTATTGAGCGCCCTTTTCAGTGTGGGTCAATCCGGTCCCGAGCAGAAACGCCTTTCCATCAACGGTACTGAACGCAGTTACCTGGTCAGGAAGCCCGTTGCGTTCACGGCCGGGAAACGTTATCCCCTAGTGCTCACCCTGCACGGCGGGGGTGGCAGCGCGCAACAGTTCGACAATAGCTACGGCTTTAACCAGGCGGCCGCCGAAGCGGGCTTTTTAGTGGCCTGCGCCGATGGCGTACCGGGAGAAGGACGACTTGCCGTGCGCACCTGGAACGCGGGAGGATGTTGCGCGGGCGCCATGGAAAAAAATGTAGATGATGTGGCTTTTCTCTCCGCCCTCATCGATAGTATGGTGAAAAACTTTAGTGCCGATCCCGGAAATGTATTCGTTACCGGGATGTCGAACGGGGCAATGATGAGCTATCGGCTGGCGGCGGATTTACCGGGAAAGATCAGCGCCATCGCGCCCGTTGCCGGGAGCATGTATTATAACGAAGCGAAGGATCCGGGGAACAGCGTACCAGTACTGCATTTTCATTCTGAACTGGATACCCGTGTGCCTTATAAAGGAGGAACGGGTATTGGGAAAAACTGGTTCCCTCCGGTGGAAGATGGATTGAAACGATGGGCTGGCTGGAACGAAGCCACTCAATCGAACGTGGAAACAGGAAAGAATTACACCTGCACCACGTGGACCGATGCCAAAGGAAAAACAATGGTGCAGCTCTACCTCACCAAAGATGGCGGCCACAGCTGGCCAGGCGCGAAAAAAACAAGGATACTGGGCGATGCTTCCTCCATGTCGCTGAACGCGAATGAGTTGATTATCGCTTTCTTCCGATCTAATCTGAAATAA
- a CDS encoding phosphatidate cytidylyltransferase, protein MALNLQTFKTRTLSAIIFAVIMLAGLLLNYWSFFLLFSVVHFGCWFEYHKLMERIHPAYKQISSFHRYIVPLIGFALMLFSAGETLAIGTFSLHSLGWWLLLLLVLMLPLGELLFAKQTSLKCYGISLLGLVYISMSWSMLVLLRDQFTVQFPGFETLDYGKWVVCILVFSIWINDTMAYIVGSLIGKTPFSPISPKKTWEGTIGGAVLAIVVITTVAYFIGLNYMECGIIAAIAAVFGTLGDLLESKLKRMAGIKDSGNILPGHGGFLDRFDSLLIATPVVWLYFFLFQ, encoded by the coding sequence ATGGCGCTCAACCTTCAGACATTTAAAACGCGTACTTTATCGGCCATCATCTTCGCGGTGATCATGCTGGCCGGACTGCTCCTGAATTACTGGAGTTTTTTCCTGCTGTTCTCGGTGGTGCATTTCGGCTGCTGGTTCGAATACCACAAGCTAATGGAGAGGATTCATCCCGCTTACAAACAAATTTCTTCTTTTCACCGGTACATCGTGCCCCTGATCGGCTTCGCGCTGATGCTTTTTTCCGCGGGGGAAACACTCGCCATCGGCACATTCAGCCTGCATTCACTGGGTTGGTGGCTGCTGTTGTTACTGGTATTGATGCTGCCGCTGGGTGAACTGCTTTTTGCAAAGCAAACTTCATTGAAATGCTACGGGATTTCGTTGCTGGGACTGGTTTATATTTCCATGAGTTGGTCCATGCTGGTGTTGCTGCGCGATCAGTTCACGGTACAGTTCCCCGGTTTTGAAACGCTGGACTACGGCAAATGGGTGGTATGCATCCTGGTGTTTTCCATCTGGATCAACGACACGATGGCTTATATAGTAGGATCACTGATCGGGAAAACGCCTTTCTCGCCCATTTCTCCCAAAAAAACCTGGGAGGGCACTATTGGCGGGGCCGTGCTGGCCATTGTGGTGATTACGACCGTCGCTTATTTCATCGGCCTCAACTACATGGAATGTGGCATTATCGCGGCCATTGCGGCTGTATTCGGCACCCTGGGCGATCTGCTCGAAAGCAAGCTGAAACGCATGGCGGGCATCAAAGACAGCGGTAACATACTTCCCGGCCACGGCGGTTTCCTCGACCGGTTCGACTCCCTATTGATCGCCACGCCCGTGGTATGGCTGTATTTCTTCCTGTTCCAATAA
- a CDS encoding CPBP family intramembrane glutamic endopeptidase translates to MRYLRFYTPMFQFSAFMGIFLGLYLIFMAGLMLFGGDISQITELKPETATPALVQKFKIIQFASAVCTFIVPAFLFNYLSDARPFQYAGFRKNTHPALLLFTVLILVASLPMVGLIGEWNSQFTWGMAQKEIEAIEERYNNSMAIILKMNGIGDLVVNLLLTAALPALAEEFFFRGTLQQCLFRWWKSPVGAVLGSSIFFALMHATFYKLIPILCMGIVLGTLFMVTRNIWCSILFHFLFNGMQIVVLYLAQHNKIKGFDPEKQEISFPVWAGITGLAAVVLLFAYLQKEKRRWIPASVFREQQTPAE, encoded by the coding sequence ATGCGATACCTCCGATTTTATACCCCCATGTTCCAGTTCTCGGCGTTCATGGGCATTTTCCTGGGGCTTTACCTGATATTCATGGCCGGACTGATGCTGTTTGGCGGGGATATCAGCCAGATCACGGAACTGAAGCCCGAAACCGCCACGCCGGCACTGGTGCAGAAGTTCAAGATCATCCAGTTCGCCAGCGCGGTATGTACTTTTATTGTACCGGCTTTTCTTTTCAACTACCTCTCCGACGCACGTCCTTTTCAGTATGCGGGATTCCGTAAGAATACCCATCCCGCGCTTCTGTTGTTCACGGTGCTGATCCTGGTGGCCTCCCTTCCCATGGTAGGACTGATCGGCGAATGGAACAGCCAGTTCACCTGGGGGATGGCGCAGAAAGAAATTGAGGCCATTGAAGAACGCTACAACAACTCCATGGCCATCATCCTGAAAATGAACGGTATCGGCGACCTGGTGGTGAACCTCCTGCTCACCGCCGCACTGCCCGCGCTTGCGGAAGAATTCTTTTTCAGGGGTACCCTTCAGCAATGTTTGTTCCGGTGGTGGAAAAGCCCGGTAGGAGCGGTGCTGGGTTCCAGTATCTTCTTCGCCCTCATGCACGCCACTTTCTATAAATTAATTCCCATCCTGTGCATGGGCATTGTGCTGGGCACACTGTTCATGGTTACGCGGAATATCTGGTGCAGCATCCTGTTCCATTTCCTTTTTAACGGCATGCAGATCGTGGTATTGTACCTCGCGCAACACAATAAGATCAAAGGATTTGACCCTGAAAAGCAGGAAATATCCTTCCCGGTATGGGCGGGTATTACCGGACTGGCGGCGGTAGTATTGCTTTTCGCCTATCTTCAGAAAGAAAAACGGAGATGGATACCCGCATCCGTTTTCAGAGAACAGCAAACGCCCGCTGAATAA